A genomic region of Taeniopygia guttata chromosome 28, bTaeGut7.mat, whole genome shotgun sequence contains the following coding sequences:
- the ABCA7 gene encoding phospholipid-transporting ATPase ABCA7 isoform X2 has translation MAVGTQLGLLLWKNFTYRRRQRIQLAIEILWPLFLFLILVSVRRSHPPFKQHECHFPNKALPSAGTLPWLQGIICNLNNPCFRHPTAGEAPGVVGNFGGSIVSRLLSEARQVLLRGHGQRLLRGLARLLPALRRLRDSGNQRSALPVREYLREDETFSRFLRTNTSLPPALVDELMGARLSPRIFSPASLRLPLKALVCEASVLGGFLVAGDADSTRSLQQGLCALPSSQLRAMEGSFLSQMDFPRLLTEQLSSELGGIAGTVEALGSFLRDAASLMEEVSSMTSLAELRQEIVGLRAPNTSTGTFTAVSRIACGHPEGGGLRIPSLNWYEDNDVKAFLDRNSSEQRPVASGSTSPFCRELLRSLESSPLSQIFWRGIKPLFVGKILYTPPGPGPDSVMAEVNRTFRELAVLGELGGAWQELGPRIYTILNSSLEMQVLQDLLLAPSTAQLLDGFLNGTSWKLPELVTFLTGPAGGPGLTWHQVYADVDTVLSTLSQFMECVCLDKIEAVATEEQLVARALELLEEQQFWAAVVFQPPINATAPGLPPHVRYKIRMDIDDVTRTNKIKDRFWDPGPAADPFSDLRYVWGGFVYIQDLVEQAVVRVQTGAAPRTGVYVQQMPYPCYVDDMFLRVLNRSLPLFMILAWIYSVAMIIKGVVHEKETRLKETMKTMGLSSGILWLSWFLSSFIPFLLSSALLVLILKLGNILPYSDPAVIFLFLSTFSVATISQCFLISTFFPRANLASACGGIIYFSLYLPYVLCVAWRDYVTFPIRVLVSLLSPVAFGFGCDYFSLHEEQGVGIQWHNLAASPVPGDPYSFGAAMGLLLLDAVLYGLATWYLEGVFPGQYGIPKPWNFPFLKSYWFGESPSSGHSLYHASPHTAPQVLVEEPPADLQPGVSIRNLVKVYGSSSRAAVNGLSLDFYEGQITSFLGHNGAGKTTTMSILTGLLPPTSGTAYILGWDIRSDIDSIRKSMGMCPQHNVLFDILTVEEHIWFYGRLKGRSEQQVQEEMEQLLQDTGLPHKRQEQTRNLSGGMQRKLSVAIAFVGGSRVVILDEPTAGVDPFSRRSIWELLLKYRTGRTIILSTHYMDEAELLGDRTAIISQGQLCCCGSPLFLKARLGTGYHLTLVKRDRSGTGGTTGTVPGATKKDGSDSEHSSDTGLGSERGSDASAVDVAQLLALIQKLVPGSRLVEDIGHEVLFVLPYSGARDGAFGELFRELDARLGELGVSSYGISDTTLEEIFLKVAEDTALDTDTTGTMKGAVPGEMGDGDVADGEMAKGARRAEEPRETDLLRGAAGPVCGRVRGWALTCRQLRALFTKRMLHARRSTRGFFAQIVLPAVFVCIALLFSLIVPPFGKYPPLQLQPWMYGQQFTFVSNDAPGDPDTARLLEALLAEPGFGTKCMKEEGKATGLCPPASHPDGFSAPSAPPSLLEVLQRGNWTRAQPSPPCQCSGPGAHRMLPECPEGAGGLPPPQVQRGTGDILQNLTGRNISDYLVKTYPQIIRQELRNKKWVNEQRYGGFSLGAGSSQALPSAAEVDQAVLELRVLLNITLGSPSDRLLANLSRFIEGLDARRNIKVWFNNKGWHAMVSFLNVASNGLLRARLPPGTDPTRFGITATNHPLNLTKEQLSEAALMATSVDVLVSICVIFAMSFIPASFVVFLIEERVSKAKHLQFVSGMKPITYWLGNFAWDMCNYLVPALLVILIFLCFQQESYVSSANLPSLVLLLLLYGWSITPLMYPASFLFSIPSTAYVALTCINLFIGINGSVATFVLELFVDQNLNDINRVLKKVFLIFPHFCLGRGLIDMVKNQAMADAFERFGDKRFVSPLSWDLAGKNMFAMAIEGIVFFLFTLLLQYHRFFLRLGPRALELPSLGDEDQDVARERARVGSISPHGHLLLLKDLTKVYRHRKAPAVDRLCVAIPPGECFGLLGVNGAGKTSTFKMLTGDTEVTLGEAWLKGHSVLTDLQSVHQHMGYCPQFDAITDLLTGREHLEFYSRLRGIPEEETPRVAQWGITALGLGPHADRPAGKYSGGNKRKLSTAIALLGCPPVVFLDEPTTGMDPQARRFLWERILGVIRDGRSVVLTSHSMEECEALCTRMAIMVNGRFRCLGSVQHLKNRFGDGYTVVVRAGGPGPAAVQKLLQQHFPGIVLREQHGGLLQYHLPARVASLATVFSLLAAHRGPCHIEDYSVSQTTLDQVFMHFAQEQSDGDAGEVTAPGQDAAPSPGGMLSRFLEDDSYQESAV, from the exons ATGGCCGTGGGcacccagctggggctgctgctctggaagaaCTTCACCTACCGCCGGCGGCAGCGG ATCCAGCTGGCTATCGAGATCCTGTGgcccctcttcctcttccttatCTTGGTCTCGGTGCGGCGATCCCACCCGCCCTTCAAGCAGCACGAGT GCCACTTTCCCAACAAGGCGCTGCCGTCTGCGGGaaccctgccctggctgcagggcaTCATCTGCAACTTGAACAACCCCTGCTTTCGGCACCCCACGGCGGGAGAGGCCCCTGGCGTGGTGGGCAACTTCGGTGGCTCCAt CGTCTCCCGTCTCCTGAGCGAAGCCCGGCAGGTCCTGCTCCGCGGGCACGGGCAGCGGCTCCTGCGCGGCTTGGCGCGGCTGCTGCCCGCCCTGCGCCGGCTCCGGGACAGCGGGAACCAGCGGAGCG ctctgccgGTGAGGGAGTACTTGAGAGAGGACGAGACCTTCTCCCGGTTCCTGCGGACCAACACGTCTCTGCCCCCGGCGCTGGTGGATGAGCTGATGGGGGCTCGGCTCAGCCCCCGCATC TTCTCCCCGGCGAGCCTTCGCCTCCCGCTAAAGGCCCTGGTCTGCGAGGCCTCGGTCCTGGGGGGGTTCCTGGTGGCCGGCGACGCCGACTCCACGCGGAGCCTGCAGCAAGGACTCTGCGcgctgcccagctcccagctccgtGCCATGGAGGgctccttcctctcccagatGGACTTCCCACGACTGCTGACG gagcagctgagctcaGAGTTGGGTGGAATCGCTGGCACCGTGGAAGCTTTGGGCAGCTTCCTGCGGGATGCAGCATCCCTGATGGAGGAG GTCTCCTCCATGACCAGCCTGGCCGAGCTGCGTCAGGAGATTGTGGGGCTGAGGGCCCCCAACACCAGCACGGGCACCTTCACAGCTGTGTCACGCATCGCCTGCGGCCACCCCGAGGGTGGGGGGCTCAGGATCCCCTCCCTCAACTGGTACGAGGACAATGATGTCAAAGCCTTCCTGGACCGTAACAGCTCGGAGCAGAGACCCGTGGCCTCGGGCAGCACCA gtcccttctGCCGGGAGCTGCTCCGCAGCCTGGAGTCCAGCCCCCTCTCACAGATCTTCTGGCGGGGGATCAAGCCCCTCTTTGTGGGGAAGATCCTGTACACCCCACCTGGGCCTGGCCCCGACAGTGTCATGGCTGAG GTGAATCGGACCTTCCGGGAGCTGGCggtgctgggggagctggggggtgcctggcaggagctgggaccCCGAATTTACACCATCCTCAACAGTAGCCTGGAGatgcaggtgctccag GATCTGCTGCTGGCCCcgagcacagcccagctcctggatGGGTTCCTCAATGGCACCTCCTGGAAGCTACCAGAGCTGGTCACATTCCTGACTGGGCCAGCAGGAGGACCAGGCCTCACCTGGCACCAGGTTTATGCTGATGTGGACACAGTCCTGAGCACGCTGTCACAGTTCATGGAG TGTGTCTGCCTGGACAAGATCGAGGCAGTGGCCACCGAGGAGCAGCTGGTAGCCcgagccctggagctgctggaggagcagcagtttTGGGCAGCAGTGGTCTTCCAGCCCCCCATCAATGCCACAGCCCCCGGACTGCCACCCCATGTCCGCTACAAAATCCGCATGGACATCGACGACGTCACGAGAACCAACAAGATCAAGGACAG GTTTTGGGACCCAGGCCCCGCAGCTGACCCCTTCAGTGACCTGCGCTACGTCTGGGGGGGCTTTGTCTACATTCAGGACCTGGTGGAGCAGGCGGTGGTGCGGGTGCAGACTGGGGCTGCCCCACGGACGGGGGTCTACGTCCAGCAGATGCCCTACCCCTGCTATGTGGACGATAT GTTCTTGAGGGTCCTGAACCGCTCGCTGCCTCTTTTCATGATACTGGCCTGGATCTACTCAGTGGCCATGATCATCAAGGGGGTGGTGCACGAGAAGGAGACACGTCTCAAGGAGACCATGAAGACCATGGGGCTGAGCAGCGGGATCCTGTGGCTCAGCTGGTTCCTCAGCAGCTTCATCCCCTTcctcctcagctctgccctcctTGTCCTCATCCTCAAG CTGGGAAACATCCTGCCCTACAGCGACCCAGCagtcatcttcctcttcctcagcacCTTCTCTGTGGCCACCATCAGCCAGTGCTTCCTCATCAGCACCTTCTTCCCCCGTGCCAACCTGGCCTCGGCGTGCGGTGGCATCATTTACTTCTCGCTGTACCTGCCCTACGTGCTGTGCGTCGCCTGGCGCGACTACGTCACCTTCCCAATCCGTGTCCTCGTG AGCCTGCTGTCCCCCGTGGCCTTCGGCTTCGGCTGCGATTACTTCTCCCTCCACGAGGAGCAGGGGGTGGGCATCCAGTGGCACAACCTGGCTGCCAGCCCCGTGCCAGGAGACCCCTACAGCTTCGGTGCAGCcatggggctgctgctgctggacgCTGTCCTCTACGGCCTGGCCACCTGGTACCTCGAGGGGGTCTTCCCAG GTCAGTACGGGATCCCCAAGCCCTGGAATTTCCCCTTCCTGAAGAGCTACTGGTTTGGAGAGTCACCCTCATCTGGGCACTCCCTGTACCACGCCAGCCCCCACACTGCACCCCAGG TGCTGGTGGAGGAGCCGCCTGCCGACCTCCAGCCCGGCGTCTCCATCCGCAACCTGGTGAAGGTCTatggcagcagcagccgtgCCGCTGTCAATGGGCTGAGCCTGGACTTCTACGAGGGGCAGATCACATCCTTCCTGGGCCACAACGGCGCTGGAAAGACCACCACCAT GTCCATCCTGACTggcctcctgccccccacctcggGCACTGCCTACATCCTGGGCTGGGACATCCGCTCTGACATCGACAGCATCCGCAAATCCATGGGGATGTGTCCCCAGCACAACGTGCTCTTTGACAT CCTGACGGTGGAGGAGCACATCTGGTTCTACGGGCGGCTGAAGGGGCGCTCGGAGCAGCAGgtgcaggaggagatggagcagctgctgcaggacacgGGGCTGCCCCACAAGCGCCAGGAGCAGACCAGGAACCTCTCGG GTGGCATGCAGAGGAAGCTCTCGGTGGCCATCGCCTTCGTGGGCGGCTCCCGGGTGGTCATCCTGGACGAGCCCACGGCCGGCGTCGACCCCTTCTCCCGCCGCAGcatctgggagctgctgctcaagTACCGCACAG GCCGCACCATCATCCTGTCCACCCACTACATGGACGAGGCGGAGCTGCTGGGGGACCGCACGGCCATCATCTCCCagggccagctctgctgctgcgGGTCCCCCCTCTTCCTCAAGGCCAGGCTTGGCACCGGCTACCACCTCACCCTGGTGaagcgggacaggagcggcaCAGGCGGCACCACTGGCACCGTCCCCGGTGCCACCAAAAAG GATGGCAGTGACTCGgagcacagcagtgacacaggcCTGGGCAGCGAGCGGGGCAGTGACGCCAGCGCCGTGG ATGTGGCCCAGCTGTTGGCGCTGATCCAGAAGCTGGTCCCTGGTTCCCGGCTGGTGGAGGACATTGGGCACGAGGTGCTCTTTGTCCTGCCCTACAGCGGGGCCAGGGACGGGGCCTTCGGCGAGCTTTTCCGCGAGCTGGACGCACGCCTGGGGGAACTGGGGGTCTCCAGCTACGGCATCTCTGACACCACCCTGGAAGAG ATCTTCCTGAAGGTTGCTGAGGACACAGCGCTGGACACTGACACCACGG GCACCATGAAAGGAGCAGTCCCTGGCGAGATGGGGGATGGGGATGTGGCCGATGGAGAGATGG CCAAAGGAGCCCGCCGAG CGGAGGAGCCCCGGGAGACAGACCTGCTgcggggggcagcggggccggtcTGCGGCAGGGTGCGGGGCTGGGCGCTCACCTGCCGCCAGCTCCGCGCTCTCTTCACCAAGAGGATGCTCCACGCCCGGCGCAGCACCCGCGGGTTCTTCGCGCAG ATCGTCCTCCCCGCCGTCTTCGTCTGCATCGCGCTGCTCTTCAGCCTCATCGTGCCGCCCTTCGGGAAGTACCCGccgctgcagctccagccctggatgTACGGCCAGCAGTTCACCTTTGTCAG CAACGACGCCCCGGGAGACCCGGACACTgcccggctgctggaggcactCCTGGCCGAGCCCGGCTTTGGCACCAAGTGCATGAAGGAAGAGGGGAAGGC gacagggctgtgcCCACCAGCTTCCCACCCCGATGGCTtctcagccccctcagcccccccgtccctgctggaagtgctgcagcgtgggaACTGGACACGGGCCCAGCCATCCCCCCCGTGTCAGTGCAGCGGGCCAGGGGCACACAGGATGCTGCCTGAGTGTCCTGAGGGGGCCGGGGGGCTCCCACCTCCCCAG GtgcagaggggcacaggggacatcCTTCAGAACCTGACGGGCAGGAACATCTCTGACTACCTGGTGAAGACCTATCCCCAGATCATCCGTCAGGA GCTGAGGAACAAGAAGTGGGTGAATGAGCAGAG GTACGGTGGCTTCTCCctgggtgctggcagctcccaggccCTGCCGTCAGCAGCAGAGGTGGatcaggcagtgctggagctccGGGTGCTGCTCAACATCACCCTG GGCAGCCCCTCGGATCGGCTCCTGGCCAACCTCAGCCGCTTCATTGAGGGTTTGGATGCCCGCAGGAATATCAAG GTCTGGTTCAACAACAAGGGCTGGCACGCCATGGTCTCCTTCCTCAACGTGGCCAGCAATGGGCTGCTGCGAGCCCGGCTGCCCCCCGGCACTGACCCCACACGCTTCGGCATCACGGCCACCAACCACCCCCTGAACCTCACCAAGGAGCAGCTCTCCGAGGCCGCCCT GATGGCCACCTCTGTGGATGTGCTGGTGTCCATCTGCGTGATCTTCGCCATGTCCTTCATCCCGGCCAGCTTCGTCGTCTTCCTCATCGAGGAGCGAGTCAGCAAGGCCAAACACCTTCAGTTTGTCAGCGGGATGAAGCCCATCACCTACTGGCTGGGCAACTTTGCCTGGGACATG TGCAACTACCTGGTCCCCGCCCTGCTGGtcatcctcatcttcctctgcttccagcAGGAATCCTACGTGTCCTCAGCCAACCTGCcctccctggtgctgctgctgctgctctacGG ATGGTCCATCACCCCCCTGATGTATCCAGCCTCCTTCCTCTTCAGCATCCCCAGCACCGCCTACGTGGCCCTGACCTGCATCAACCTCTTCATCGGCATCAACGGCAGCGTGGCCACCTTTGTGCTGGAGCTCTTCGTGGACCAG AACCTCAATGACATCAACCGAGTCCTGAAGAAGGTTTTCCTCATCTTCCCCCACTTCTGCTTGGGCCGAGGCCTCATTGACATGGTGAAGAACCAGGCAATGGCTGATGCCTTTGAGAGGTTTG GGGACAAGCGCTTCGTGTCCCCCCTATCCTGGGACCTGGCAGGGAAGAACATGTTTGCCATGGCCATCGAGGGCATCgtcttcttcctcttcaccCTCCTGCTGCAGTACCACCGCTTCTTCCTGCGCCTGGG CCCACGGGCTCTGGAGCTGCCCTCGCTGGGAGATGAGGACCAGGACGTGGCCAGGGAGCGGGCGAGGGTGGGCAGCATCTCCCCACACGGCCACCTCCTGCTTCTGAAGGACCTGACCAAG GTGTATCGGCACAGAAAGGCTCCGGCCGTGGACCGGCTCTGCGTGGCCATCCCCCCCGGAGAG TGCTTTGGCCTCCTGGGGGTGAACGGGGCCGGGAAAACGTCCACCTTCAAGATGCtgacaggggacacagaggtgacGCTGGGGGAGGCCTGGTTGAAGGGGCACAG CGTGCTCACCGACCTCCAGTCAGTCCACCAGCACATGGGGTACTGTCCCCAGTTTGACGCCATCACGGACCTGCTGACAGGGCGGGAGCACCTGGAGTTCTACAGCCGCCTGCGTGGGATCCCGGAGGAGGAGACCCCCAGG GTGGCTCAGTGGGGCATcactgctctggggctgggcccGCACGCAGACCGCCCGGCGGGCAAGTACAGCGGGGGCAACAAACGCAAGCTGTCCACGGCCATCGCCCTCCTCGGCTGTCCCCCTGTGGTTTTCCTG GATGAGCCCACAACGGGGATGGACCCACAAGCCCGGAGGTTCCTGTGGGAGCGCATCCTTGGCGTTATCCGGGACGGCCGATCCGTGGTGCTCACATCCCACAG CATGGAGGAGTGTGAGGCGCTCTGCACCAGGATGGCCATCATGGTCAACGGCCGCTTCCGCTGCCTGGGCAGCGTCCAGCACCTCAAGAACAG gtTTGGGGATGGGTACACGGTGGTGGTGCGGGCGGGGGGCCCTGGCCCAGCGGCGGTGCAgaaactgctgcagcagcacttcccCGGCATCGTGCTGCGGGAGCAGCACGGGGGGCTGCTGCAGTACCACCTGCCCGCCCGTGTCGCCTCCCTGGCCACCGTCTTCAGCCTTCTGGCCGCCCACCGTGGCCCCTGCCACATCGAGGACTACTCCGTGTCCCAGACCACGCTGGACCAG GTCTTCATGCACTTTGCCCAGGAGCAGAGCGATGGGGACGCTGGGGAGGTCACAGCCCCGGGTCAGGATGcggcccccagccccggggggaTGCTGAGCAGGTTCCTGGAGGACGACAGCTACCAGGAGAGCGCTGTCTGA